Proteins encoded in a region of the bacterium genome:
- a CDS encoding M20/M25/M40 family metallo-hydrolase yields MDRVLQYIDAHQDEYVALLRGLCRQPSIAAQGIGLPETAEKVEGLLAEAGVRARTVPVGGGAPVVYGEVKGKTPRTLMFYNHYDVQPPEPLEEWESEPFAAAVRDGKIFARGVADNKGNLVARICAVDATLHALGELPVSVRFVVEGEEEIGSVNLPTFVREHRDLVAADACIWESGSRDIQENMVLALGVKGICYVELEAHGASRDLHSSIATIVPNPAWRLVWALSTFKDRNERVLIDGFYDDVVDPTEDEMAQLRRIAFLRDDAAELKDYGLDRYLLGVSGVELLKRNLFQPTCTICGVTSGYGGPGSKTVLPRRAVAKVDFRLVPNQRGNDIFQKVRAHLAQHGFADISARALGNEDPAKTPMSAEIVKIVSESVRRIYNREPLVYPSMAGTGPQHVLTGEQGIPTIGSGVGYAHSNVHAPNENIRIADYLGGIKHIAMIMHLMGGGR; encoded by the coding sequence CAGCCCAGCATCGCCGCCCAGGGGATCGGCCTTCCCGAGACCGCGGAGAAGGTGGAGGGGCTGCTGGCGGAAGCGGGCGTGCGCGCCCGGACGGTGCCGGTCGGGGGCGGCGCGCCCGTCGTCTACGGCGAGGTGAAGGGGAAGACCCCGCGCACCTTGATGTTCTACAACCACTACGACGTCCAGCCGCCGGAGCCGTTGGAGGAGTGGGAGAGCGAGCCGTTTGCCGCGGCGGTGCGCGACGGGAAGATCTTTGCCCGCGGCGTCGCGGACAACAAGGGCAATCTGGTGGCGCGGATCTGTGCCGTTGACGCGACGCTTCACGCCCTGGGGGAACTTCCGGTTAGTGTCCGGTTCGTCGTCGAGGGAGAGGAAGAGATCGGCAGCGTCAATCTCCCGACGTTCGTCCGGGAGCACCGCGATCTCGTCGCCGCCGATGCCTGCATCTGGGAGTCCGGGTCCCGCGATATCCAGGAGAACATGGTGCTGGCCCTGGGGGTGAAGGGGATCTGCTACGTTGAGCTGGAGGCTCACGGGGCCTCCCGGGATCTCCATTCCTCGATCGCCACCATCGTGCCGAATCCGGCGTGGCGCCTGGTGTGGGCGCTGTCGACCTTCAAGGATCGGAACGAGCGGGTGCTGATCGACGGGTTCTACGACGACGTGGTGGATCCCACCGAAGACGAGATGGCCCAACTGCGCCGCATTGCATTCCTGCGGGACGATGCGGCTGAGCTCAAGGACTACGGTCTCGACCGCTACCTTCTGGGAGTCTCCGGGGTCGAACTGCTGAAGCGGAATCTGTTTCAACCCACTTGCACGATCTGCGGGGTGACGTCCGGGTACGGCGGACCGGGAAGCAAGACGGTCCTTCCCCGCCGCGCGGTGGCGAAGGTGGATTTCCGGCTCGTGCCCAACCAGCGCGGCAACGATATCTTCCAGAAGGTCAGGGCGCACCTCGCCCAGCACGGCTTCGCCGACATCAGCGCCCGCGCGCTCGGGAATGAGGATCCGGCCAAGACCCCGATGTCTGCCGAGATCGTCAAGATCGTTTCCGAGAGCGTGCGGCGGATCTACAATCGCGAGCCCCTGGTGTACCCGTCCATGGCGGGAACCGGCCCCCAGCACGTGCTCACCGGCGAGCAGGGGATCCCGACGATCGGCTCCGGGGTCGGCTACGCGCACAGCAACGTCCACGCGCCGAACGAGAACATCCGGATCGCGGACTACCTCGGCGGCATCAAGCACATCGCCATGATCATGCATCTGATGGGAGGCGGGCGTTAG